From a single Deltaproteobacteria bacterium genomic region:
- a CDS encoding PAS domain-containing protein — protein MRTSVWLRGALGGALLGVILGIVATVLGWPSWLTVAVLGAAILGVVVAMLLIRAEHVAMDRTRCFAAAVADGDMTVELDDSGAMGVALRRLVGALKREKGLVKGIVEGLPMPFLLVDAQEKTVFTNQACLDMVEIDGDPGNQLGRTLAEIFYNDPTRKTAVGQAITEGKVFRNLEVTITGHKGGTRHVLANVYPLYDLEGRCIGGFCLYVDMTELKAKDALLQAQNASIAERAAQVTDIANTLAQATEELSAQIEESTANSQEQQSRTTEVATAMEEMSASVLSVARNAGEAADLAQGARTKAEEGASVMAHSQEVINQVHENAMVLRKDMGELGKQAENIGAIIRVINDIADQTNLLALNAAIEAARAGDAGRGFAVVADEVRKLAEKTMTATQEVGAAIGAIQSSTQQSIRSTEVAAGAVEETTRLAASSRRVLDEIVSLIERTAEHMRDIASAAEEQSAATDEISQSTGQITSGATQNALAMEESAKAVGVLANMAGDLRRLIQDMKE, from the coding sequence ATGCGAACTTCTGTCTGGCTGCGTGGGGCTTTGGGCGGCGCTCTGCTAGGGGTGATTCTGGGAATCGTGGCGACGGTTCTGGGTTGGCCGTCCTGGTTGACCGTGGCGGTTTTGGGCGCGGCGATTTTGGGCGTGGTCGTGGCCATGCTGCTGATCCGGGCGGAGCATGTCGCCATGGATCGGACGCGGTGTTTTGCCGCGGCCGTGGCCGACGGTGACATGACGGTCGAGCTGGACGATTCCGGTGCCATGGGCGTGGCGCTTCGCCGGCTTGTCGGCGCGTTGAAACGCGAAAAAGGCTTGGTCAAGGGCATTGTCGAGGGGCTGCCCATGCCGTTTTTGCTGGTTGACGCCCAGGAAAAGACGGTCTTCACCAACCAGGCCTGTCTGGACATGGTCGAGATCGACGGAGATCCCGGGAACCAGCTCGGGCGGACCCTGGCCGAGATTTTCTACAACGATCCCACCCGCAAGACCGCCGTGGGTCAGGCCATTACCGAGGGCAAGGTGTTTCGCAACCTGGAGGTGACCATCACCGGGCACAAGGGCGGGACGCGGCACGTCCTGGCCAACGTCTATCCGCTCTATGATCTGGAGGGACGGTGTATCGGTGGGTTCTGCCTGTACGTGGACATGACCGAGCTGAAAGCCAAGGATGCGTTGCTGCAGGCCCAGAACGCATCCATTGCCGAACGGGCGGCCCAGGTCACGGACATCGCCAACACCCTGGCCCAGGCCACGGAGGAACTGTCCGCCCAGATCGAGGAATCCACGGCCAACTCCCAGGAACAACAATCGCGCACGACCGAGGTCGCCACGGCCATGGAAGAAATGAGCGCCTCGGTTTTGAGCGTGGCCCGCAACGCCGGCGAAGCGGCCGATCTGGCCCAGGGGGCGCGAACCAAGGCCGAGGAAGGGGCCTCCGTCATGGCTCACTCCCAGGAGGTCATCAACCAGGTCCACGAAAACGCCATGGTGCTGCGCAAGGACATGGGTGAACTCGGTAAGCAGGCCGAGAATATCGGCGCGATCATCCGGGTTATCAACGATATCGCGGACCAGACCAACCTGCTGGCCCTGAACGCGGCCATCGAGGCGGCCCGGGCCGGAGACGCCGGGCGCGGTTTTGCCGTGGTCGCCGACGAGGTCCGCAAACTGGCCGAAAAAACCATGACCGCCACCCAGGAAGTGGGCGCGGCCATCGGCGCCATTCAATCCAGTACCCAGCAAAGCATTCGCTCCACCGAGGTCGCGGCCGGCGCCGTGGAGGAAACCACCCGTCTGGCGGCCAGTTCGCGTCGGGTTTTGGACGAGATCGTCAGTCTTATCGAGCGCACGGCCGAGCATATGCGCGATATCGCCTCGGCCGCCGAGGAACAGTCCGCGGCCACGGACGAGATCAGCCAGTCCACGGGCCAGATTACGTCCGGCGCGACCCAGAATGCCCTGGCCATGGAGGAATCGGCCAAGGCCGTGGGTGTTCTGGCCAACATGGCCGGGGATCTGCGGCGTTTGATCCAGGATATGAAAGAATAG